In a genomic window of Spartinivicinus poritis:
- a CDS encoding ABC transporter permease subunit translates to MNEQTTYTPNIDLNTASAKRYRRLRHFKDIFAKWGVAIGGIGVIVAILLIFLYLMYEVMPLFKSASIEKISQYSVPVVEVENGAEEQAKTLYLSMEEQAEIGLRVDSAGNAIFFRTHSGEILKKHAVPIPANNTITAIAEAGPGTDELALGFSNGETLVFKHEYTVSYGEDNQRLIEPSIQYPYGKEPVVLSKNGDAITHIAIRDTEESLAIAGATDSKLLLNILNKEEDFLTEEITFEEEHLELPKITGDIKGLLIDPEQRWLYVLIDQAQLAILNIADRNTPKINSVLDVTSGEYQLSQAKLLLGGVSLLLGDSGGNISQWFLVRDKDSEWRLERIRDFKLANNNITSIAPEHRRKGFLVADDQGQIGIYNTTARRTLINEQISEKPIAWLAVSPRGKAFLAEDQNGQVSFWSVDNEHPEVSWSVLWDEVWYEDYDKPDYIWQSSASTNDFEPKMSLMPLAFGTLKAAFYAMLLATPLAICGAIYTAYFMAPAMRRKVKPVIELMEALPTVILGFLAGLWLAPFVEDHLTGIFALLIVVPIGFLLVSFGWHQLPDNIRHRVPDGWQPLLLIPIVIILSWLAISMSATMEGLFFGGDMRSWLGEQGISFDQRNALVVGLAMGFAVIPTIFSITEDAIFSVPKHLSYGSLALGATPWQTLTRVVLLTASPGIFSAVMIGMGRAVGETMIVLMATGNTPIMDVNIFEGMRTLAANIAVEMPESEVGSSHYRVLFLAALVLFLFTFVVNTMAEMIRHRLRKRYSSL, encoded by the coding sequence ATGAATGAGCAAACCACATACACACCAAATATTGATTTAAACACGGCAAGTGCCAAACGTTATCGGCGTTTACGTCACTTTAAAGATATCTTTGCTAAGTGGGGTGTCGCTATTGGAGGCATTGGAGTCATTGTCGCCATACTGTTGATATTTCTCTACTTAATGTATGAGGTCATGCCGCTGTTTAAGTCAGCATCTATCGAAAAAATCAGCCAATATTCGGTACCTGTAGTAGAAGTAGAAAACGGGGCTGAGGAGCAAGCTAAAACCCTTTATCTCAGCATGGAGGAGCAGGCGGAGATAGGTCTGAGGGTTGATAGTGCAGGGAATGCTATCTTTTTTAGAACCCATTCAGGCGAAATACTAAAAAAGCATGCTGTACCCATACCTGCAAATAACACGATAACGGCTATAGCTGAGGCAGGACCTGGGACTGATGAGCTTGCTTTAGGGTTCAGTAATGGTGAAACATTAGTTTTTAAGCATGAGTATACTGTGAGTTATGGTGAAGACAATCAACGCTTGATCGAGCCATCTATTCAATATCCTTATGGTAAAGAGCCAGTGGTATTATCTAAAAATGGTGATGCAATTACCCATATTGCTATTCGTGACACAGAAGAGTCTCTTGCCATTGCTGGTGCAACAGATAGCAAGCTGCTGCTCAATATTCTCAATAAAGAAGAAGATTTTCTAACAGAAGAAATTACGTTTGAGGAGGAGCACTTAGAGCTGCCAAAAATTACTGGAGATATTAAAGGGTTGTTGATTGATCCTGAGCAACGCTGGCTTTATGTGTTAATTGATCAAGCACAGCTGGCAATTTTGAATATTGCAGATCGAAATACTCCAAAAATTAACAGTGTGTTAGATGTTACCAGTGGTGAATATCAATTATCGCAAGCAAAATTATTGCTTGGTGGCGTCTCTTTATTATTAGGAGATAGTGGCGGCAATATCTCTCAATGGTTTCTTGTTAGAGATAAAGACAGCGAATGGCGTCTAGAGCGAATTAGGGACTTTAAATTAGCAAATAATAACATAACAAGTATTGCCCCTGAACATCGCCGAAAAGGGTTTTTGGTTGCAGACGATCAAGGACAGATTGGTATTTACAACACAACAGCCCGTCGCACATTAATTAATGAACAAATCAGTGAAAAGCCAATTGCTTGGTTAGCAGTTTCTCCTCGTGGCAAAGCATTTTTAGCTGAAGATCAAAATGGTCAGGTGAGTTTCTGGAGTGTTGATAATGAGCATCCAGAAGTTTCTTGGTCGGTGCTATGGGATGAAGTATGGTATGAAGACTATGACAAGCCTGATTATATTTGGCAGTCATCAGCATCTACCAACGACTTTGAGCCAAAGATGAGCTTAATGCCATTAGCATTTGGTACCCTAAAAGCAGCGTTTTACGCAATGTTGCTCGCTACACCACTGGCAATTTGTGGCGCAATTTATACCGCTTATTTTATGGCACCTGCCATGCGTCGAAAAGTTAAACCAGTAATTGAGTTAATGGAAGCATTGCCTACGGTTATTCTCGGATTTCTGGCTGGACTTTGGCTTGCACCGTTTGTAGAAGACCACTTAACAGGAATTTTTGCCTTACTCATTGTGGTTCCAATAGGCTTTTTATTGGTTTCATTTGGTTGGCATCAACTACCGGATAATATTAGACATCGAGTGCCGGATGGTTGGCAGCCATTATTATTAATTCCAATAGTCATTATTTTAAGCTGGTTAGCTATTAGCATGAGCGCCACGATGGAAGGCCTGTTTTTTGGTGGTGATATGCGTAGTTGGTTGGGTGAACAGGGTATTAGTTTTGACCAGCGTAATGCACTTGTTGTTGGCTTAGCTATGGGATTTGCAGTAATCCCAACGATTTTCTCGATCACTGAAGATGCTATTTTCAGTGTCCCCAAACATTTAAGTTATGGTTCTTTAGCATTAGGAGCAACCCCTTGGCAAACCTTAACTCGGGTTGTTCTGTTAACCGCAAGCCCAGGTATTTTTTCTGCTGTCATGATTGGCATGGGTAGAGCTGTGGGAGAAACGATGATTGTACTAATGGCAACAGGTAATACCCCCATAATGGATGTCAACATTTTTGAGGGAATGCGTACTTTGGCGGCCAATATTGCTGTGGAAATGCCGGAATCTGAAGTAGGTAGTTCTCATTACCGGGTATTATTTTTAGCTGCACTAGTGCTGTTTTTATTTACCTTTGTTGTTAACACTATGGCTGAAATGATTCGTCATCGGCTTAGAAAACGTTACAGCTCGCTATAA
- the pstA gene encoding phosphate ABC transporter permease PstA encodes MRISLQKWYRSGEPWVWLNAGAVAISIVMVVGLLALIAVRGMGHFWPAAIMQANYELPGTESRLVAGEEVDHEEVPIKQLKNAGVPIIEGIETMQRTLLKVGNRDLTNADFQWVVANYLTNIEYPEEVMAIERREWGNFYGYLRAVKQDGELIAGANDAELWSIFQQRIERALTIYDDIYEIEKHDIGAINSELERLRLQQRRLELDNELTPTRLADIKAQEAELQAQYKQLEKKLAKLHVSFQRDSIVVDSVDGNTTEISLAKIVRAYKPNAMSLWQKIAFYGDKVWEFVSDDPREANTEGGIFPAIFGTVMMVILMSVMVTPFGVIAAVYLREYASQGAITRTIRIAVNNLAGVPSIVYGVFGLGFFVYFLGSNIDQLFFPEALPSPTFGTPGLLWASITLALLTLPVVIVATEEGLSRIPRAVREGSLALGATKAETLWRVVLPMASPAMMTGLILAVARAAGEVAPLMLVGVVKLAPSLPLDGNYPYLHLDQKFMHLGFHIYDVGFQSPNVEAARPLVYATALLLVIVIAVLNLSAVAIRNHLREKYKSLEV; translated from the coding sequence ATGCGTATCTCCTTACAAAAATGGTACCGAAGTGGCGAACCTTGGGTTTGGCTGAACGCTGGTGCCGTAGCCATCAGCATTGTTATGGTGGTGGGTTTATTAGCATTAATTGCCGTAAGAGGCATGGGGCATTTTTGGCCTGCTGCTATTATGCAAGCCAATTATGAGCTACCTGGTACTGAAAGCCGGTTGGTTGCTGGTGAAGAAGTTGATCATGAAGAAGTCCCTATAAAGCAGCTTAAAAATGCAGGCGTACCCATTATAGAGGGTATCGAAACCATGCAACGAACGCTGCTAAAAGTGGGTAATCGTGATTTGACCAATGCTGATTTTCAGTGGGTAGTCGCTAATTATTTAACTAATATAGAATACCCTGAAGAAGTTATGGCAATAGAGCGCCGAGAGTGGGGTAATTTTTATGGTTACTTAAGAGCAGTGAAACAGGATGGAGAATTAATAGCAGGTGCCAACGACGCAGAGCTATGGAGTATTTTCCAGCAGCGGATTGAGCGGGCATTAACGATTTACGACGATATTTATGAAATTGAAAAACATGATATTGGTGCAATAAACTCTGAGCTGGAAAGGTTAAGGTTACAGCAGCGTCGGTTGGAGTTGGACAATGAATTAACGCCAACTCGGTTAGCCGATATCAAGGCTCAAGAAGCAGAACTACAAGCACAATATAAACAACTTGAGAAGAAGTTAGCTAAATTACATGTTTCCTTTCAGCGTGACAGTATTGTTGTTGACTCTGTTGATGGAAACACCACTGAAATATCACTGGCTAAAATTGTTAGGGCATATAAGCCTAATGCCATGAGCCTTTGGCAAAAAATAGCCTTTTATGGTGATAAAGTGTGGGAGTTTGTTAGTGATGACCCCCGTGAGGCTAATACCGAAGGCGGTATTTTCCCAGCCATTTTTGGCACAGTAATGATGGTTATTCTGATGTCAGTTATGGTAACGCCATTTGGCGTTATCGCTGCAGTTTACTTACGAGAATATGCTAGCCAAGGTGCCATTACCCGAACGATCCGAATTGCTGTGAATAATCTAGCGGGTGTGCCATCTATTGTTTATGGCGTGTTTGGTTTAGGCTTTTTTGTTTATTTTCTTGGCTCTAATATCGATCAGCTATTTTTTCCTGAGGCATTGCCTTCGCCAACTTTTGGTACCCCAGGGTTACTATGGGCTTCTATTACCTTGGCACTACTCACTTTACCGGTTGTGATTGTTGCAACGGAAGAAGGCTTATCGCGTATTCCAAGGGCTGTGCGTGAAGGTAGCCTGGCGCTTGGAGCAACCAAGGCTGAAACTTTGTGGCGAGTTGTACTACCAATGGCTAGTCCTGCTATGATGACGGGCTTAATCCTGGCTGTAGCAAGGGCTGCAGGTGAGGTGGCACCTTTAATGTTAGTGGGGGTGGTGAAATTAGCTCCTTCACTACCGCTGGATGGCAACTATCCTTATTTACATCTAGACCAGAAGTTTATGCATCTGGGCTTCCATATTTATGATGTAGGTTTCCAAAGCCCCAATGTGGAAGCGGCTCGCCCATTAGTTTATGCCACAGCGTTGTTATTGGTCATTGTGATTGCTGTATTAAATTTATCGGCTGTCGCAATTCGTAATCATTTACGTGAAAAATATAAATCGTTAGAAGTCTAA
- the pstB gene encoding phosphate ABC transporter ATP-binding protein PstB: MATLGRGRQSLDLSQEQLCLEIANVNLFYGEKQALFDINMSIPQKRVTAFIGPSGCGKSTLLRSLNRMNDLVDGCRLEGRIALDNQNIYDRSVNVADLRRRVGMVFQKPNPFPKSIYENVAYGLRIQGINKKRVLDEVVEWALKGAALWDEVKDRLHESALGMSGGQQQRLVIARTIAVEPEVLLLDEPASALDPISTLKIEELINELKSKYTIVIVTHNMQQAARVSDYTAFMYMGKLVEFDDTDTLFTNPAQKQTEDYITGRYG; encoded by the coding sequence ATGGCAACCCTCGGTCGTGGGAGGCAAAGTCTTGACTTAAGTCAGGAGCAACTTTGTCTTGAAATTGCCAACGTTAATTTATTTTATGGTGAAAAGCAGGCGCTATTTGACATCAATATGTCAATTCCGCAAAAAAGGGTAACAGCCTTTATTGGCCCTTCTGGTTGTGGTAAATCTACGCTATTAAGAAGCTTAAACCGGATGAATGATTTGGTGGACGGCTGTCGGCTAGAGGGCCGGATTGCCTTGGATAATCAAAATATTTATGATCGATCTGTTAACGTAGCGGATCTTCGCAGGCGGGTGGGAATGGTGTTTCAAAAGCCTAATCCATTTCCAAAAAGTATTTATGAAAATGTTGCCTATGGGCTAAGAATCCAGGGAATTAATAAAAAGCGGGTGTTGGATGAAGTAGTTGAGTGGGCTTTAAAAGGCGCTGCATTATGGGACGAAGTGAAAGATCGACTTCATGAAAGCGCTCTAGGGATGTCAGGTGGACAACAGCAACGGTTAGTTATTGCCAGAACTATTGCTGTAGAACCTGAAGTATTACTACTAGATGAGCCTGCATCAGCGTTAGACCCTATCTCTACATTAAAGATTGAAGAGCTTATTAATGAGCTAAAGTCTAAATATACCATTGTTATTGTTACACATAATATGCAACAGGCTGCTCGGGTTTCAGACTACACCGCGTTCATGTATATGGGTAAATTAGTAGAATTTGACGATACAGATACATTGTTTACCAACCCAGCACAAAAGCAAACAGAGGACTATATTACAGGACGCTATGGCTAA
- the phoU gene encoding phosphate signaling complex protein PhoU produces MDINSDAHTQHISQQFNAELEEVRNSLLAMGGSVEKQVSDAVRALIDADSELGKQVRKNDDQINAMELTIDEECARILARRQPAASDLRLVIACSKMSTDLERIGDEAAKIAGHAIELTEEGEAPKGYIETRHIGARVRRMVQESLTAFARFDTEMALRVAQEDKSVDLEYQSAMRELVTFMMEDPRSITRVLNIMWVLRSLERIGDHARNIAEHVIYLVKGTDVRHIGLKRMKEEVLEK; encoded by the coding sequence ATGGACATCAATTCAGACGCTCACACTCAACATATTTCCCAGCAATTTAATGCAGAACTTGAAGAAGTAAGAAATAGCTTGCTGGCAATGGGGGGCTCCGTTGAAAAGCAAGTCAGTGATGCCGTTCGAGCGCTTATTGATGCGGATAGTGAGCTAGGTAAACAAGTGCGTAAAAATGATGACCAAATCAATGCAATGGAGCTTACCATTGATGAGGAATGTGCACGCATTTTAGCGAGAAGGCAGCCAGCAGCCAGTGACTTACGGCTAGTTATAGCCTGTTCAAAAATGTCGACAGACTTGGAGCGTATTGGTGATGAAGCAGCTAAAATTGCTGGCCATGCCATTGAATTAACCGAGGAAGGTGAAGCACCAAAAGGGTATATTGAAACCCGTCATATTGGTGCCCGAGTACGTCGCATGGTTCAAGAATCACTAACCGCTTTTGCCCGCTTTGATACAGAAATGGCCTTGAGAGTAGCCCAAGAAGATAAATCGGTTGATTTAGAGTACCAAAGTGCTATGCGAGAGCTAGTTACTTTTATGATGGAAGACCCCAGAAGTATTACTCGAGTATTAAATATTATGTGGGTGCTGCGGTCTTTAGAGCGTATTGGCGACCATGCCAGAAATATAGCCGAACATGTTATTTATTTAGTAAAAGGGACGGATGTTCGGCATATTGGTTTAAAACGGATGAAAGAAGAAGTATTAGAGAAGTAG
- a CDS encoding ABC transporter substrate-binding protein: MRFNIFFLIIIWLSCNYGVLAHAAVSNTVKTDQPELSVLIRYNYLSPTVYKQFEQKYNVKIKLVYYSSDDDRNLLLLESDGRGVDVVCVDSTSATAYIASGWITPLTDFELKNTQYIDSHWLTQHNLLEKFAVPYFWKVLGIAFHNERLKEPIKHWSNIINPSPSLYSKILMPPTAHETVAITLLSLGYSANSTSINALQKAELTLTKQRPFVLWTSDIRYPATGSINENLWVSAVYNGEAYALMRSGVPIEFTIPSEGSVMILDYLAVAEESEKKQLAATFIDFLNEPHNAAENAHYVAYSSPNAAARALLPEPMQQSPWLYPSLQVMQKLELLLPLPSTATKKISQIYFHLQ, encoded by the coding sequence ATGCGCTTCAATATATTTTTCCTAATCATTATTTGGCTTAGTTGTAACTATGGTGTTTTAGCTCATGCTGCAGTAAGCAACACAGTTAAAACAGATCAGCCTGAGCTGAGTGTTCTTATTCGTTATAATTATTTATCGCCCACTGTATATAAGCAATTTGAGCAAAAATACAACGTAAAAATTAAACTGGTGTATTATAGTAGTGATGATGATAGAAATTTGTTATTGCTGGAAAGTGATGGGCGCGGCGTTGATGTTGTTTGTGTTGATTCTACTTCAGCAACAGCTTATATCGCAAGTGGCTGGATAACCCCGCTTACTGATTTTGAACTAAAAAATACTCAGTATATCGATAGTCATTGGTTAACCCAGCATAATTTGTTAGAAAAATTTGCAGTGCCATATTTTTGGAAAGTATTAGGAATTGCTTTTCATAATGAAAGGTTAAAAGAACCTATTAAGCATTGGAGTAATATTATTAATCCATCCCCTTCGCTTTATAGCAAAATTCTGATGCCACCGACAGCCCATGAAACGGTGGCAATTACTTTGCTTAGTTTAGGCTATTCAGCCAATAGCACCAGTATCAATGCCTTACAAAAAGCAGAATTAACCCTAACTAAACAGCGGCCTTTTGTTTTATGGACAAGTGATATTCGTTACCCCGCTACAGGTTCTATCAACGAAAACTTATGGGTAAGTGCTGTTTATAATGGAGAAGCTTATGCGTTAATGCGTAGTGGCGTACCTATAGAATTTACTATTCCTAGTGAAGGCTCAGTGATGATATTAGATTATTTAGCAGTAGCAGAGGAGTCTGAAAAAAAACAACTAGCAGCTACATTTATCGATTTTCTTAATGAACCGCATAATGCGGCAGAAAATGCTCACTATGTAGCGTACTCCAGCCCAAATGCTGCTGCAAGAGCTTTACTCCCAGAACCAATGCAACAGAGTCCATGGTTATATCCATCCCTTCAAGTAATGCAGAAGCTTGAACTATTATTGCCATTGCCAAGTACTGCAACTAAGAAAATTAGTCAGATTTATTTCCATTTACAATAA
- a CDS encoding EAL domain-containing protein, with amino-acid sequence MKLRAKIILLLMPTVVLPVLLLGFLAYKEIKRLYEHQTLDQMTLKIKEVKTQVNHLQRVSIGNISLLASTNLLKRYFQLDENKRYQLLYRPLLQVFQNYQNTYSDHFEIRLLLPDGYEDVRSTWEPVVNQTDQEGGEPWFRRLKESDQETQAFFMLHPDTQSLTLLVSKAVRLADQSIDPLFAEAKLRGYLVISVDTSELLQYLQQARIGNNGYMFLVDNQGQTLYSPKPDKTIMDKALFSRLKNQVNETLKAPFANDESYLSLVQLADNLSLIAVWPEADVHVITERVEVVVAVITFGTMLVGGFLLYWILNSLIVNPIVYLKQAALDIAEGNMKVAIDTRQTDEIGDLAKAFNDMRDSLRETGIALHKIAYQDSLTGLSNRNMFIESLNRTIAHCKRQKLCFALLFIDLDGFKVVNDTLGHDAGDDLLKTFANRLRLCLRTEDLISRNIADLSDSTLEPDEGVSRLGGDEFTILLNGVAKGEDASLVAERILEALSHPFILKGQRYHLGASIGITVYPDDGEEAGELLKHADTAMYHAKNLGKNTYQFYHNAMTTKAMERHELLTDLRKAIEQGQMVLHYQPQLELKSGELIGCEALVRWEHPTKGLIAPLRFIPLAEESGLIVPLGEWVLEEACRQAREWQLAGFKPLKVAVNVSNIQFNRMDICQLVTDKLSITELEAKYLLIELTETSIMQSGDVSFEMLQAIKGQGVGIAMDDFGTGYSSLGALKKLPIDNLKVDKSFIDEIPENSESKVIFKAIVAMTKQFGISLTAEGVETSEQCDFLQIHGCDFIQGYLLSKPLPPKEMEQFLANHSEPMLIKSG; translated from the coding sequence ATGAAGTTAAGGGCGAAAATAATTCTGTTGCTGATGCCCACGGTAGTTTTACCGGTTCTACTGCTGGGGTTTTTAGCTTATAAGGAAATAAAGCGGCTTTATGAGCATCAAACCCTTGATCAAATGACCCTCAAGATTAAAGAGGTAAAAACCCAGGTTAATCATTTGCAACGGGTGAGTATCGGCAATATCAGTTTATTGGCTTCCACCAATTTGCTAAAGCGGTATTTTCAGTTGGATGAAAATAAGCGCTATCAGCTGCTTTACCGCCCGTTATTACAAGTATTTCAAAATTATCAAAATACGTATTCAGACCACTTTGAAATTCGTTTGCTGTTGCCAGACGGTTATGAGGATGTGCGTTCTACCTGGGAGCCAGTTGTTAACCAAACGGATCAGGAAGGAGGAGAGCCTTGGTTTCGCCGCTTAAAAGAGAGTGATCAGGAAACTCAGGCATTTTTCATGCTACATCCGGATACTCAAAGCCTTACATTATTAGTATCCAAAGCGGTACGGTTAGCTGATCAATCGATTGACCCTTTATTTGCAGAAGCTAAATTACGAGGCTATTTAGTCATCTCAGTAGACACCAGCGAGCTATTGCAATATTTGCAGCAAGCTCGGATTGGTAACAATGGCTATATGTTTTTGGTTGATAACCAGGGGCAGACGTTATATAGCCCAAAACCTGATAAAACAATAATGGATAAAGCGCTATTCAGCCGACTAAAAAACCAAGTTAATGAAACCCTAAAAGCGCCATTTGCGAATGATGAGTCCTACTTGTCGTTAGTGCAACTTGCTGACAATCTGAGTCTTATTGCTGTTTGGCCAGAGGCTGATGTTCATGTAATTACTGAACGGGTTGAAGTAGTAGTGGCGGTAATTACTTTTGGCACGATGTTGGTGGGTGGTTTTTTACTGTATTGGATTTTAAATTCCTTAATTGTTAATCCCATTGTTTATCTCAAACAAGCGGCTTTAGATATTGCTGAAGGCAATATGAAAGTGGCAATTGATACTAGACAAACAGATGAAATTGGTGATTTAGCCAAAGCTTTCAATGATATGCGTGATAGTTTGCGAGAGACGGGTATTGCACTGCATAAAATTGCTTACCAAGATAGCCTTACAGGGCTTTCCAATCGCAACATGTTTATTGAATCGCTAAATCGAACCATAGCGCACTGTAAGCGGCAAAAGCTTTGTTTTGCATTACTCTTTATTGATTTGGATGGGTTTAAGGTAGTCAATGATACATTAGGACATGATGCGGGAGATGATCTACTAAAAACCTTTGCTAATCGACTAAGGCTTTGTTTACGTACAGAAGATTTAATTTCTCGCAATATTGCAGACTTGTCTGATAGTACCCTTGAGCCTGATGAAGGCGTTTCTCGACTGGGTGGAGATGAATTTACTATTTTACTCAATGGTGTAGCCAAAGGAGAGGATGCTAGCCTGGTTGCAGAACGAATTCTAGAGGCTTTATCACATCCATTTATATTAAAAGGGCAGCGTTATCACCTGGGGGCCAGCATAGGTATAACAGTTTATCCTGATGATGGTGAAGAAGCAGGAGAGCTATTAAAGCACGCCGATACAGCAATGTATCATGCTAAGAACTTGGGTAAAAATACTTATCAATTTTACCATAACGCAATGACAACCAAGGCAATGGAGCGCCACGAACTATTAACTGATTTACGTAAAGCCATTGAGCAAGGCCAAATGGTACTTCACTATCAACCACAACTAGAACTTAAATCAGGTGAGTTAATTGGTTGTGAAGCGTTGGTTCGTTGGGAGCATCCAACAAAAGGCTTGATAGCACCTTTACGCTTTATTCCACTCGCTGAGGAGTCTGGTTTAATTGTGCCGTTAGGTGAATGGGTATTAGAAGAAGCTTGCCGCCAAGCAAGGGAGTGGCAGCTGGCGGGTTTTAAGCCTCTTAAAGTGGCAGTAAATGTATCAAATATTCAGTTTAATCGAATGGACATCTGTCAGCTAGTCACAGACAAACTTTCCATAACAGAGTTAGAAGCTAAATACTTATTAATAGAGTTAACTGAAACCAGCATTATGCAATCTGGTGATGTGTCCTTTGAAATGCTTCAGGCTATTAAAGGTCAAGGGGTGGGGATAGCCATGGATGATTTTGGTACAGGCTATTCATCACTGGGTGCGTTAAAAAAACTACCTATTGATAACCTGAAAGTAGATAAAAGCTTCATTGATGAAATTCCTGAGAACAGTGAAAGTAAGGTAATTTTTAAAGCGATTGTGGCAATGACCAAACAGTTTGGTATTAGCCTGACGGCAGAGGGAGTCGAGACGAGCGAGCAGTGTGACTTTCTACAAATCCATGGTTGCGACTTTATTCAGGGGTATTTGCTGAGCAAACCACTCCCTCCAAAAGAAATGGAACAATTTTTGGCTAACCATAGCGAGCCTATGTTGATTAAGTCAGGTTAA
- a CDS encoding response regulator — MKKVKLLVVDDASFIRDLVKKAVKDRFPHFIFEEAINGKKAMSMLEKSEYDLVLCDWEMPELSGLELLQWMRNEYQYNKTPFIMVTSRGDKENVVQAIQAGVSEYIGKPFSNDQLVKKVIKVLSKRLPRDVLEGKATKSALESSVSQGSISALGAKAVGGAPAKPAAKAAPQPAQSGSVAALTGGTTASAKPQASKKPTKGPAQLRVHDKTIPCEIQDISLKEAKVIASREHGIPQLLDTAVIDLQQNDNAGDIARINCLIHTLQAPQKNINAENIVISVVFVDEDPQKFDYLSKFIASGSGKKYW, encoded by the coding sequence ATGAAAAAAGTAAAGTTATTAGTTGTTGATGATGCATCCTTTATCAGGGACCTGGTAAAAAAAGCAGTGAAAGATCGTTTTCCTCACTTTATTTTTGAGGAGGCGATTAACGGCAAAAAAGCCATGTCCATGCTAGAGAAAAGTGAATACGACTTGGTGTTGTGTGACTGGGAAATGCCAGAGCTGAGCGGCCTGGAGCTATTGCAGTGGATGCGTAACGAGTATCAGTATAATAAAACCCCTTTTATCATGGTAACCAGTCGCGGTGATAAAGAAAATGTTGTCCAAGCGATTCAAGCTGGTGTGAGTGAATATATTGGCAAACCATTCTCTAATGATCAGTTGGTGAAAAAAGTCATTAAAGTGCTATCCAAGCGGCTACCCCGTGATGTATTGGAAGGTAAGGCGACCAAAAGTGCCCTTGAAAGCAGTGTTTCGCAAGGCTCGATATCAGCACTTGGTGCTAAGGCAGTAGGAGGGGCACCAGCTAAGCCTGCGGCTAAAGCTGCCCCTCAACCAGCCCAGTCAGGCTCTGTTGCAGCATTAACAGGAGGTACAACGGCGTCAGCTAAGCCGCAAGCAAGTAAAAAACCAACAAAAGGCCCTGCGCAATTGCGAGTGCATGATAAAACGATTCCTTGTGAAATTCAGGATATCAGCTTAAAAGAAGCAAAAGTGATTGCCAGTCGTGAGCATGGTATTCCTCAGTTGTTGGACACAGCGGTAATAGACTTGCAGCAAAATGATAATGCCGGTGATATAGCCAGAATTAACTGTTTAATCCATACATTACAGGCACCTCAAAAAAATATTAATGCAGAAAATATTGTCATTTCAGTGGTTTTTGTTGATGAAGATCCACAGAAATTTGATTATTTATCGAAGTTTATTGCTTCGGGGTCTGGGAAAAAATACTGGTGA